In the Natronoglycomyces albus genome, AGCGAACAGCAGGCCCGCCAGATTCTGCAACAGGTGCGAGACTATTTGGTCGCACAGGGCATGATCGAGGGCTCACGAGACGGAGTGCGCTGGCTGGGCGATTCCTATGGAGACGCCGTCGTGCACAACCCAAAGACCGAATACACCTACACTGCGGCGATCAAGAAGGGACACACTGGCCTGAGCATCTTTATTGCCAGTCCGCCCTATTCAAATCCCCATCCCGATGAGATATTCCACCCGGTACGTCCCGATGCCACCGAGGAAGAATGACCGGCCTCGACTAGCAGAAAGCCACACTTCATGCCTGAAAGCGACCGTTCGGCAATGGCCAGTGCCCCTGAGCTCAACCCAGTTGAAGACCCCTGGCCACGGCTGGAAACCGAGCGGCTGATCCTGCGGCGCTGGCGTGCCAGCGACTACGCGGCCTGCGTCGAGATGAACGCCGACCCGGAGGTCATGCGTCATATCGGTGCCACTGGCGCAACTCAGAGTGCCGAACAGGCCACCCAGTGGTTGGAGAAGGTCGAACAACGCTGGAGTGAAAGAGGCTTCGGCCTGTTTGCGATCCAAGTGCGCGATGATGCGACCGTGGCCGGGTTTTGCGGTCTATCGGTGCCATTGTTCCTGCCTGAGATTTTGCCGGCGGTGGAGATCGGGTGGCGTTTGCGCCGTTCGATGTGGGGACGCGGGTACGCCACGGAAGCGGCGGTCGCGGCCCTGAAGTGGGGTCTGTACAGCTCCGGACATGATGGGCAGGGGTGTAAACAGATCGTTTCCATTGCCGATCGGGCCAATACCGCCTCTGTCCGGGTCATGGAGAAAATTGGGCTGCGCTTCGAGCGCGATGTTGTGGTTCCGGAGGGGCAAATCCAGGCGGCGCTGTACGTCATTGACCGGCCCTAAGAGCTCTAAGAGCTCCTATCAGGTTTCTCTTCCTGCTGCGGTGGAGTGATGTCGCGCCTGGCCGCGTTGTCGGCCCTTGCCCATACCCGCTGGGTATGAACAAGGGCCTCCGCCTCCCCACGCACTGACAGCACACCATCCTCGCCACGGAAACAAACCTGATAGGAGCTCTAAAGCCTATGCGATTGGCACCGCCGCAGTTCTCGATGGCTTAATTGCCTGTCTGAACGTTGCCTTATGCGGCGGCGCGGGCACCTTAACTCCATTAGCGTGCGGGTCGGCCCGAAGACGTCATTGTCCTCGGGCCGACCCGCACTATTTCTGCGGAGGTCGTCGGTAGCGCCAGCGATCGCGGCCGCCGCAGAATAGGCAAGCCCAGCAGAGGAAGCCTCACCGCGCCTATGAATGGAGGTGGCGCGGTTATGCAATTGGACAAGCGAAGTGGTCTTCCACTTTAGAATTCAGTTGTTCACTTGTGGAGATCGCTGTGCGGTTATGGGTTGAGATGTGGCTGTTTCAGGGCGAGAACCACGGCCAGGTCGGCTCTCGCGCACACGTGGCCGGTCTCCGGGCCGCACGATCGCGTCGCCGGTTCTACCTAAAAACCACCGCCGGGCCTAGACCATGCACGGATCACCGGTGTAGTGCAGGTAGGACGCACCCGCCCAATTGCCGTTGGACAGCTGCCGCCACGAAATACCGCCAGCTCGCTGCACTCGGTTCTGGTAGGCCAACACGACTGATCCGTTGGCCAACGAGCCCACAATGTTGCCGTTGGGGGCGTCGCGTTGGAAGAGTCCGCCATTGGCCCTGACTTGATATCGGCAGATGACGTTTCGCTCTGGGGCCACGTCAGTCTGGGTGGAAATATTTTGCGAGGTGGTGGTTCCGCTAGCGCTGGCGGCTCCTGCGGTCGTAGCCAGGAGTCCGAAGCTCAGTGCTCCAGCGGCGGCCATGGCGATCAACTTGGAGGTTGTCTTTCGCATGTGGGTCCTTCTTTCTCACTCCCAATAAGGGGATGGGAGCTGTCAGTAATCTTTGCGGTATGAGTCGGGGACGTCAAGTAAGGGGTGCGAGGTGAGGGCGGCGGGCATTTTTCGGTGCTCGACTTACGAGGCGTCACGCATCCAAGGGGGCGCCCGGGTCTGGTGTTGCGTACAAGTGTCGGCAGACAATAGCGGGCAAACTCGGTAACACCACATAAATCGAGAAGTGTCGGATCATTGATAGTTGGGGTGGCGCCGTGGGTGGGGCGTGACATAGTGAGACCTTGCCTTCTGTG is a window encoding:
- a CDS encoding GNAT family N-acetyltransferase, which translates into the protein MPESDRSAMASAPELNPVEDPWPRLETERLILRRWRASDYAACVEMNADPEVMRHIGATGATQSAEQATQWLEKVEQRWSERGFGLFAIQVRDDATVAGFCGLSVPLFLPEILPAVEIGWRLRRSMWGRGYATEAAVAALKWGLYSSGHDGQGCKQIVSIADRANTASVRVMEKIGLRFERDVVVPEGQIQAALYVIDRP